A window from Candidatus Margulisiibacteriota bacterium encodes these proteins:
- a CDS encoding FAD-dependent oxidoreductase, producing MHYPKDYSVIVVGAGHAGIEAALACARLGLDTLLLTLNLDTLGKMSCNPAIG from the coding sequence ATGCATTATCCTAAAGATTATTCAGTCATCGTGGTTGGCGCGGGGCATGCTGGTATCGAGGCCGCGCTGGCCTGCGCGCGGCTGGGGCTGGATACGCTGCTGCTCACGCTCAATCTCGACACGCTCGGCAAAATGTCCTGTAATCCCGCGATCGG
- a CDS encoding single-stranded DNA-binding protein produces MKSYNNVTLIGRAVRDPDFRDSSSANARVQFTLAVDRPYKDTEGKRPTDFLNVVAWGKLAEICHDYIQKGCLVLVSGRIQSRSYESGAETKWITEVIADSVNILEYRQAKVAAEDKKEVKPRKKAA; encoded by the coding sequence ATGAAAAGCTACAACAACGTGACGTTGATCGGCCGCGCGGTGCGGGATCCGGATTTCCGGGACAGCAGCAGCGCCAATGCGCGCGTCCAGTTCACGCTGGCGGTCGACCGGCCGTACAAAGACACCGAGGGCAAACGCCCGACGGATTTTTTGAATGTGGTTGCCTGGGGCAAACTGGCGGAGATCTGCCACGACTACATTCAAAAAGGCTGTCTGGTTTTGGTCAGCGGACGGATTCAGTCGCGCTCGTATGAATCTGGCGCGGAAACAAAATGGATCACGGAAGTCATCGCGGACAGCGTGAATATTTTGGAGTACCGGCAGGCTAAAGTCGCGGCGGAAGACAAAAAAGAAGTTAAGCCCAGAAAAAAAGCGGCGTAA
- the rpsR gene encoding 30S ribosomal protein S18: MKKRRGKPCYFCENHVDDLDYKDLARVQRFQSPRGKILPRRQSNCCAKHQRKVAQAIKRARYMALLPYVVEQ, from the coding sequence ATGAAAAAAAGACGGGGCAAACCCTGTTATTTTTGCGAGAATCATGTGGACGATCTGGATTACAAAGATCTGGCGCGAGTGCAGAGATTTCAGTCGCCGCGCGGCAAGATCCTGCCGCGGCGTCAGTCAAATTGCTGCGCCAAGCATCAGCGCAAGGTAGCTCAGGCCATTAAGCGCGCGCGCTACATGGCGCTGCTTCCTTATGTCGTAGAACAATAG
- a CDS encoding NAD(P)-dependent oxidoreductase codes for MANVLITGISGSVGHYLFDLLANDPQYQLYLVLRDPAKLRRDLTRFSNVTVLPLDVRDLPGQKELLKKMDYLIWVATCWGGYREPWRVNVYPVFRTLRQLDPRRIKKILYFSTASILDHEHRPIEAIRDIGTNYIRSKFLTHKMLQYHKLREKIITIFPTWVFGGDSGHPFSHAAAGLPALAKKIRWLKYFTMNFRFHFIHCADIARLTKYLLENAVDGREYVFGNAPLTDSEFLRQIAACYGQKKPLFQLRVPMAIIQFLIWLLKKHPWDSYCLKYKHFVYNTVNCQKFGLPSDVDTVKGVLTALKQ; via the coding sequence ATGGCGAATGTTTTAATTACCGGCATTTCCGGCAGTGTCGGGCATTATTTGTTTGACCTGCTGGCGAATGATCCACAGTATCAGCTTTATCTTGTCCTGCGTGATCCGGCTAAATTGCGCCGCGATCTAACGCGGTTTTCCAACGTTACGGTTTTGCCGCTGGATGTGCGCGATCTACCCGGGCAAAAAGAGCTGCTGAAAAAAATGGATTATCTGATCTGGGTCGCCACTTGCTGGGGCGGCTACCGCGAACCCTGGCGGGTCAATGTCTATCCGGTTTTCCGCACGCTGCGCCAGCTTGACCCGCGGAGAATAAAAAAGATCCTTTATTTTTCGACAGCGTCGATTCTGGATCACGAACACCGGCCGATCGAGGCTATCCGTGATATCGGCACCAATTATATTCGTAGTAAATTCCTGACGCATAAAATGCTGCAATATCATAAATTGCGGGAAAAGATCATCACGATCTTTCCGACCTGGGTGTTTGGTGGAGACAGCGGGCATCCTTTTTCGCACGCGGCTGCCGGCCTCCCGGCCCTGGCCAAAAAGATCCGCTGGCTCAAATATTTCACGATGAACTTCCGTTTTCATTTCATTCATTGCGCGGACATTGCCCGCCTGACCAAATATTTGCTGGAAAATGCCGTGGACGGGCGCGAATATGTCTTTGGTAACGCGCCCTTGACCGACAGTGAGTTTTTGCGGCAAATTGCGGCCTGTTACGGACAAAAGAAGCCCTTGTTCCAACTTCGCGTGCCCATGGCCATAATTCAGTTTTTGATCTGGCTGCTGAAAAAACATCCCTGGGACAGCTACTGTTTAAAATATAAACACTTTGTTTACAATACGGTAAATTGTCAAAAATTTGGTCTGCCGTCAGATGTGGACACGGTAAAGGGTGTTTTGACAGCCTTAAAACAATAA
- the rplI gene encoding 50S ribosomal protein L9, which translates to MEVILLQDTEYGDKGAVVKVRGGYARNFLFPRRLAVPHNAGNLRHVENIAAQRQKKIEKEKQEIQAVADKINGAAEIELKARGSENGQLFGAITHQQIADALSASLGTQIDRRRVQLKSVKEAGKYAVPVKLTFGITAAARLKVTAEVDKKTAATEKKARKPRKKEEIAAEIEEREKTAAVAPEAAPQE; encoded by the coding sequence ATGGAAGTTATTTTATTGCAGGACACGGAGTACGGCGACAAAGGCGCCGTGGTCAAGGTTCGCGGCGGTTACGCGCGGAATTTTCTTTTCCCGCGGCGGCTAGCCGTGCCGCATAATGCGGGAAATTTGCGCCACGTCGAGAACATCGCGGCGCAGAGACAGAAAAAGATCGAAAAAGAAAAACAGGAAATACAGGCCGTTGCTGACAAGATCAACGGCGCGGCGGAGATAGAGCTTAAAGCCAGGGGTAGCGAGAATGGCCAGCTTTTTGGCGCGATTACGCATCAGCAGATTGCCGATGCGCTCAGTGCAAGCCTGGGCACGCAGATCGATCGCCGCCGCGTGCAGCTCAAAAGCGTGAAAGAGGCGGGCAAATACGCTGTGCCGGTGAAACTGACTTTTGGCATCACGGCGGCCGCCCGGCTGAAAGTAACGGCCGAGGTCGACAAAAAGACCGCGGCGACGGAAAAGAAAGCCCGCAAACCGCGCAAAAAAGAGGAAATTGCCGCGGAGATCGAGGAGCGGGAAAAAACCGCCGCTGTCGCGCCAGAAGCCGCGCCGCAGGAATAA